A stretch of Canis lupus baileyi chromosome 7, mCanLup2.hap1, whole genome shotgun sequence DNA encodes these proteins:
- the LOC140636906 gene encoding serine racemase-like, whose translation YSSSQALRPSVKVYAAEPLNADDCYQSKLKGELTPNPYPPETIADGVKSSIGLNTWPIIRDLVDDVFTVTEEEIKYATQLVWERMKLLIEPTAGVGVAAVLSQHFQTVSPEVKNICIVLSGGNVDLTSLTWVKEAERPTPYQSVSV comes from the exons TATTCCTCTTCCCAGGCTCTCAGACCTAGTGTGAAGGTATATGCTGCTGAACCCTTGAATGCAGATGACTGCTACCAGTCCAAGCTGAAAGGGGAACTGACTCCCAATCCCTATCCTCCAGAAACCATAGCAGATGGTGTCAAATCCAGCATTGGCTTAAACACGTGGCCTATTATAAGGGACCTTGTTGATGATGTCTTCACagtcacagaggaggaaattaaG TATGCAACCCAGCTGGTGTGGGAGAGGATGAAACTGCTTATTGAACCTACAGCTGGTGTTGGAGTAGCCGCTGTGCTGTCTCAGCATTTTCAAACAGTTTCCCCAGAAGTAAAGAACATTTGTATTGTGCTCAGTGGTGGAAATGTAGACTTAACCTCCTTAACTTGGGTGAAGGAGGCTGAAAGGCCAACTCCTTATCAATCTGTTTCTGTTTAG
- the LOC140636905 gene encoding pre-rRNA-processing protein TSR1 homolog, translated as MAAHRSGPLKQQNKAHKGGRHRGRGSAQRDGKGLKILSKKVRKELSKVDQRHRASQLRKQKKEAVLAEKRQLGSKDGPPHQVLVVPLHDKISLPEAFRLLQDTDTGTVHLNECGSTHSFMLLCPRLKHRWFFTSARPGDLHTVLDMAKVADTILFLLDPLEGWDSIGDYCLSCLFAQGLPTYTLAVQGISGLPPRKQIDARKKLSKTVEKRFPSDKLLLLDTQQEAEMLLRQLANQKQRHLAFRDRRAYLFAHAADFVPSEENNLVGTLKISGYVRGQTLNVNSLLHIIGQGDFQMKQIDAPMDPFPLNFRMIKSQKEDPSVTMEICAMDAVADMEEDLKVVMKADPDKQESLQTEVNLDPMEGEQTWPTEEELSEANDFLKESSKVVKKVPKGTSSYQAEWILDEDGESDGEDEYDDMQREDFIEEESQDEGSEKEEEEEYETMTMGESVHDDLYDENVDDEAEEKMLEKYKQERLQEMFPDEIDTPRDVAARIRFQKYRGLKSFRTSPWDPKENLPQDYARIFQFQNFTNTRKRIFKEIEEKEVEGAEVGWYVTLHVSEVPLSVVEYFKRGAPLIAFSLLPHEQKMSVLNMVVSRHPGNIEPVKAKEDLIFHCGFRRFRASPLFSQHTAADKHKFQRFLTADVALVVTIYGPITFPPASVLLFKQNSNGMHSLIATGYLLSVDPDRMVIKRIVLSGHPFKIFTKMAVVRYMFFSREDVLWFKPVELRTKWGRRGHIKEPLGTHGHMKCSFDGKLKSQDTVLMNLYKRVFPKWTYDPYVPDPVPWMKSEISLAVPEVDME; from the coding sequence ATGGCGGCCCACCGTTCTGGCCCGCTCAAGCAGCAGAATAAAGCTCATAAAGGCGGACGGCATCGGGGTCGGGGATCCGCGCAGCGGGACGGCAAGGGTCTGAAAATCTTAAGCAAGAAGGTGAGAAAAGAGCTCAGCAAAGTAGACCAGAGGCATCGCGCTAGCCAGCTCcgaaagcagaagaaagaggcGGTTCTGGCAGAGAAGAGACAGTTGGGCAGCAAGGATGGTCCTCCCCATCAGGTACTGGTGGTGCCCCTCCACGACAAGATTTCCCTGCCAGAGGCCTTTCGGTTGCTTCAGGATACAGACACCGGAACAGTACACTTGAATGAATGCGGAAGCACCCATAGCTTTATGTTGTTATGCCCTCGCTTGAAACATCGGTGGTTTTTCACATCTGCAAGGCCAGGGGATCTGCACACTGTGTTAGACATGGCCAAAGTGGCGGATACCATCCTTTTCCTCCTTGATCCACTAGAAGGCTGGGACAGCATTGGGGATTACTGCCTTTCCTGCCTCTTTGCTCAGGGCCTTCCCACCTATACGCTAGCTGTCCAGGGCATTTCTGGCCTCCCACCAAGGAAACAAATAGATGCCAGAAAGAAGCTAAGTAAAACAGTAGAGAAGCGTTTTCCTAGTGACAAACTTCTTCTGTTAGACACTCAGCAGGAGGCAGAGATGCTGCTCAGGCAATTGGCCAACCAAAAGCAACGGCATCTTGCCTTTCGAGATCGACGGGCCTACCTGTTTGCTCACGCTGCTGACTTTGTGCCGAGTGAAGAAAATAACTTGGTGGGCACCTTAAAAATCTCAGGCTATGTTCGTGGACAGACTCTAAATGTAAATAGCTTGCTGCATATCATTGGACAGGGTGATTTCCAGATGAAACAGATAGATGCCCCTATGGACCCTTTCcctttaaattttagaatgatcAAATCCCAAAAGGAGGACCCGAGTGTGACAATGGAGATTTGTGCTATGGATGCTGTAGCTGATATGGAGGAAGACCTTAAGGTCGTAATGAAGGCAGACCCTGATAAACAAGAATCTTTGCAAACAGAGGTTAACCTAGATCCAATGGAGGGGGAGCAGACCTGGCCCACAGAGGAGGAGCTTAGTGAAGCAAATGACTTCTTGAAGGAAAGTTCCAAGGTGGTAAAGAAGGTTCCCAAAGGGACATCCAGTTACCAAGCTGAATGGATTTTGGATGAGGATGGTGAAAGTGATGGGGAAGATGAATATGATGATATGCAACGTGAGGATTTTATTGAAGAGGAATCTCAGGATGAGGGCagtgaaaaggaagaggaggaggaatatGAAACTATGACTATGGGAGAGTCTGTCCATGATGATCTATATGATGAGAATGTGGATGATGAGGCTGAGGAAAAAATGTTGGAGAAATATAAACAAGAAAGACTGCAAGAGATGTTTCCAGATGAAATAGATACCCCCCGTGATGTGGCTGCAAGAATTAGATTTCAGAAATACAGAGGTCTCAAGAGCTTCCGGACATCTCCGTGGGATCCTAAGGAAAACCTTCCTCAAGATTATGCTCGGATATTTCAATTTCAGAACTTTACTAATACTAGGAAacgcatttttaaagaaattgaggaaaaagaAGTTGAAGGAGCTGAGGTTGGCTGGTATGTCACACTTCACGTCTCTGAAGTTCCtctctcagtggttgagtacttTAAGCGAGGAGCACCCTTGATTGCATTTTCTTTACTACCTCATGAACAGAAGATGTCAGTACTAAATATGGTGGTGAGCCGGCACCCTGGCAACATTGAACCTGTGAAAGCCAAAGAGGATTTAATCTTCCACTGTGGGTTCAGGCGCTTCCGAGCCTCACCTTTATTCTCTCAGCACACTGCAGCGGATAAACATAAATTTCAGAGATTCCTGACTGCTGATGTGGCCTTGGTGGTGACAATATATGGCCCAATCACGTTTCCTCCTGCATCTGTGCTGCTTTTCAAACAGAATAGCAATGGCATGCACAGCCTCATTGCCACAGGCTATTTATTGTCAGTGGATCCAGACAGAATGGTCATCAAGAGAATTGTTTTGAGTGGTCATCCTTTCAAAATTTTTACTAAGATGGCAGTAGTGCGTTACATGTTCTTCAGCAGAGAGGATGTGTTGTGGTTTAAACCCGTGGAACTGAGAACAAAGTGGGGCCGCAGGGGACACATCAAGGAACCTTTGGGTACTCATGGCCACATGAAGTGCAGTTTTGATGGGAAGCTAAAATCTCAGGACACAGTACTGATGAACCTCTATAAACGAGTTTTCCCCAAATGGACTTATGATCCATATGTACCAGACCCAGTACCATGGATGAAAAGTGAGATTTCTTTAGCAGTGCCTGAAGTGGACATGGAGTAA